In Paracoccus jeotgali, the following are encoded in one genomic region:
- a CDS encoding leucyl aminopeptidase family protein: MTPEFAPADAASYPLWLVRDEAPDELPDALDEAARAWVEACGFTGEADQLCVIPDASGGIAGALVGIGPHRDTPPRSRFALAQVAAALPAGAWRIDNWPDGVDPAETALGWLLSQYAFGRYRKAEGAKARLVAPPRVDAERLLAMAGAEFLTRELINTPANDMGPDDLEAAARDLATRHGFSVEVTAGQALLDGNLPLIHAVGRAGAQAPRLIDLRRGDSGPTLTLVGKGVCFDTGGLDIKSPSSMALMKKDMGGAATVLGLAQMLVETGAAEGLCLRVLIPAVENAIAGDAFRPGDILTSRKGLTVEVNNTDAEGRLVLADAMALAAEETPDWLITMATLTGAARVALGPDLPPFYCDDDAAAAAIMRAGQRNWDPVWRMPFWQPYEEMIEPGIADLDNAPSGGMAGSITAALFLRRFAEGAGRYAHFDIYGWQPKPAPGRTKGGVQQGARALLGALPDLLVK, encoded by the coding sequence ATGACCCCCGAATTCGCCCCCGCAGATGCCGCCTCTTACCCGCTCTGGCTGGTTCGCGACGAGGCTCCCGACGAGCTGCCCGATGCCCTGGACGAGGCGGCGCGGGCTTGGGTCGAGGCCTGCGGCTTTACCGGCGAGGCCGATCAGCTCTGCGTGATCCCCGATGCCTCGGGCGGGATCGCCGGGGCGCTGGTGGGCATCGGCCCCCACCGCGACACACCCCCGCGCAGCCGGTTTGCGCTCGCCCAGGTGGCCGCGGCCCTGCCCGCAGGCGCGTGGCGCATCGACAATTGGCCCGACGGCGTCGACCCGGCCGAGACGGCGCTCGGCTGGCTGCTGTCGCAATACGCCTTTGGCCGCTATCGCAAGGCCGAAGGCGCCAAGGCCCGTCTGGTCGCGCCCCCGCGCGTGGACGCCGAACGCCTGCTCGCCATGGCCGGGGCAGAGTTCCTGACCCGCGAGCTGATCAACACCCCCGCCAACGACATGGGCCCGGACGATCTCGAGGCCGCCGCCCGCGATCTGGCGACGCGGCACGGATTTTCGGTCGAGGTGACGGCGGGTCAGGCGCTGCTGGACGGAAATCTGCCGCTGATCCATGCGGTCGGGCGCGCGGGCGCGCAGGCCCCCCGGCTGATCGACCTGCGCCGTGGCGACAGCGGCCCGACGCTGACGCTGGTCGGCAAGGGGGTCTGTTTCGACACCGGCGGGCTGGACATCAAGTCGCCCTCCAGCATGGCGCTGATGAAAAAGGACATGGGCGGGGCGGCCACGGTGCTGGGTCTGGCGCAGATGCTGGTGGAAACCGGCGCGGCGGAGGGGCTGTGCCTGCGCGTGCTGATCCCGGCGGTCGAGAACGCCATCGCCGGCGACGCCTTCCGGCCGGGCGATATCCTGACCAGCCGCAAGGGCCTGACGGTCGAGGTGAACAACACCGATGCCGAGGGCCGTCTTGTCCTCGCCGACGCCATGGCGCTGGCCGCCGAGGAGACGCCCGACTGGCTGATCACCATGGCCACGCTGACCGGGGCCGCGCGGGTGGCGCTGGGCCCGGACCTGCCGCCCTTTTACTGCGATGATGATGCAGCGGCCGCGGCGATCATGCGCGCCGGGCAGCGCAACTGGGACCCGGTCTGGCGGATGCCCTTCTGGCAGCCCTATGAGGAGATGATCGAACCCGGCATCGCCGATCTCGACAACGCGCCTTCGGGCGGCATGGCGGGGTCGATCACCGCCGCGCTGTTCCTGCGCCGCTTTGCCGAGGGTGCGGGGCGTTACGCGCATTTCGACATCTATGGCTGGCAGCCCAAGCCCGCGCCCGGCCGCACCAAGGGCGGCGTGCAGCAGGGCGCGCGGGCGCTGCTGGGCGCCCTGCCGGACCTGCTGGTGAAATGA
- a CDS encoding iron transporter, whose product MPRLHLAAAAFASLALASAASAAEYPIGEPQEGGGLEIAAVYLQPIQMDHEGMMTPAAESDIHLEADIHALGGNPNGLAEGEWAPYLQIGYTLTKKGSDWTAEGKMMPMVANDGPHYGDNVKMDGPGEYHLELSIAPPDGMQFGRHTDPETGVAAWFDAFTKDYDFTFAGTGKKGGY is encoded by the coding sequence ATGCCTCGATTGCACCTCGCCGCCGCCGCTTTTGCCAGCCTTGCCCTCGCCTCGGCCGCAAGCGCCGCAGAATATCCCATCGGCGAGCCGCAGGAAGGTGGCGGGCTGGAAATCGCGGCGGTCTATCTGCAGCCGATCCAGATGGACCACGAGGGCATGATGACCCCGGCGGCCGAATCTGACATCCACCTCGAGGCCGATATCCACGCGCTTGGCGGCAACCCGAACGGGCTGGCCGAGGGCGAATGGGCGCCCTATCTGCAGATTGGCTATACGCTGACCAAGAAGGGCAGCGACTGGACCGCCGAGGGCAAGATGATGCCGATGGTCGCCAATGACGGCCCCCATTACGGCGACAACGTCAAGATGGACGGGCCGGGCGAATATCATCTGGAACTGTCCATCGCGCCGCCCGACGGGATGCAGTTCGGCCGCCACACCGACCCCGAGACCGGCGTCGCGGCATGGTTCGACGCCTTCACCAAGGATTACGACTTCACCTTTGCCGGCACCGGCAAGAAGGGTGGCTATTGA
- the truB gene encoding tRNA pseudouridine(55) synthase TruB, with the protein MARKKGRDISGWLIVDKPAGIGSTDVVGRVRWALDAKKAGHAGTLDPDATGVLAVALGEATKTVPILTEALKAYEFTVIWGAETTTDDASGEVLDRSDARPDAAAIEAALPQFQGDIMQVPPAFSAVKLDGARAYDLAREGERPQLAARPLFVDELTLLATDEGTATLRMVCGKGGYVRSIARDLGRSLGCLGHVAQLRRIWSGPFDVEDAVPFDLIDRANQAELEQRLLPLQAALTDLPELRATDQGAAHILNGNPGQVLGHAQFGEEVWVSHDGRALCLGRYLGGEVQPDRVFNLPLPEGSEA; encoded by the coding sequence ATGGCTCGCAAGAAGGGTCGCGACATTTCGGGCTGGCTGATCGTGGACAAGCCGGCGGGGATCGGCTCGACCGATGTGGTGGGACGGGTCCGCTGGGCGCTCGATGCGAAAAAGGCGGGCCATGCGGGCACGCTCGACCCCGACGCAACGGGGGTGCTGGCGGTGGCCCTGGGCGAGGCGACCAAGACCGTCCCGATCCTGACCGAGGCGCTGAAAGCCTATGAGTTCACCGTCATCTGGGGCGCCGAGACGACGACCGACGACGCCTCAGGCGAGGTGCTGGACCGCAGCGACGCCCGCCCCGATGCGGCAGCGATCGAGGCCGCGCTGCCGCAGTTTCAGGGCGACATCATGCAGGTCCCGCCGGCCTTTTCGGCGGTCAAGCTGGACGGCGCCCGCGCCTATGATCTGGCGCGAGAGGGCGAGCGGCCGCAGCTTGCCGCGCGCCCGCTCTTTGTCGATGAGCTGACGTTGCTCGCGACGGATGAGGGGACGGCCACGCTGCGAATGGTCTGCGGCAAGGGCGGCTATGTCCGCAGCATCGCCCGCGATCTGGGGCGCAGTCTTGGTTGTCTGGGCCATGTCGCCCAGCTGCGCCGGATCTGGTCCGGCCCCTTCGATGTCGAGGATGCGGTGCCCTTCGACCTGATCGACCGCGCCAATCAGGCCGAGCTGGAACAACGCCTGCTGCCCCTTCAGGCGGCGCTGACCGATCTGCCCGAACTGCGCGCCACCGATCAAGGCGCCGCTCACATCCTGAACGGCAACCCCGGCCAGGTCCTTGGGCACGCGCAATTCGGCGAAGAGGTCTGGGTCAGCCATGACGGCCGCGCCCTCTGCCTCGGCCGCTATCTGGGCGGTGAGGTGCAGCCAGACAGGGTGTTCAACCTGCCGCTGCCGGAGGGGTCGGAGGCGTAA
- a CDS encoding glycosyltransferase family 4 protein: protein MTDPSKIEVIAPNLKRRLSGVTATVVRLIPVQERMIGIVTTGPGLPDSLPHVTLTQAASLPRDQWRVWHARRNTEMALGLLLRRVLGRRFRLLFTSAAQRDHSGFTKWLIRQQDAVIATSPQAASYLEREASVILHGVDTQVFHPAADKRALRDSLGLDPDAVLIGCFGRVRAQKGVDLLVEAALRLFPDRPKAQLILTGRITPDNESFVTGLKTRIAAAGLAQRVRFLGELPWEEVVCHYQALDLFAAPARWEGFGLTPLEAMACGVPVVASRVGAYETLIEDGVTGSLVPPDDADALTEAVAAWLDDPARREAAGHAARDHVTRNHAIEDEARAIVAVYRKLLA, encoded by the coding sequence ATGACTGACCCCAGCAAGATCGAGGTGATCGCACCGAACCTCAAGCGCCGCCTGTCGGGCGTCACCGCGACGGTGGTGCGCCTGATCCCGGTGCAAGAGCGGATGATCGGCATCGTCACCACCGGGCCGGGCCTGCCCGACAGCCTGCCGCATGTGACGCTGACGCAGGCCGCGAGCCTGCCGCGCGACCAGTGGCGAGTCTGGCACGCGCGGCGCAACACGGAAATGGCGCTTGGGCTGCTGCTGCGGCGGGTGCTGGGGCGGCGGTTTAGGCTGCTGTTCACCTCGGCCGCGCAGCGCGATCATAGCGGGTTCACCAAATGGCTGATCCGCCAGCAGGATGCGGTGATCGCGACCTCGCCACAGGCAGCGTCCTATCTGGAGCGAGAGGCGAGCGTCATCCTGCACGGCGTCGACACCCAGGTCTTTCACCCCGCCGCCGACAAGCGCGCGCTGCGGGACAGCCTTGGGCTGGACCCGGATGCCGTGCTGATCGGCTGTTTCGGCCGGGTGCGGGCGCAGAAAGGCGTCGATCTGCTGGTCGAGGCCGCGCTGCGGCTGTTTCCCGACCGGCCCAAGGCGCAGTTGATCCTGACCGGCCGCATCACACCCGACAATGAAAGCTTCGTCACCGGCCTGAAGACCCGCATCGCCGCCGCGGGCCTTGCCCAACGGGTGCGGTTTCTGGGCGAACTGCCGTGGGAGGAGGTCGTCTGCCATTATCAGGCGCTCGACCTCTTTGCCGCCCCGGCCCGGTGGGAGGGGTTCGGGCTGACCCCGCTCGAAGCGATGGCCTGCGGCGTGCCGGTGGTGGCAAGCCGGGTGGGCGCCTATGAGACGCTGATCGAGGACGGCGTCACCGGCTCTCTGGTGCCGCCGGACGATGCGGACGCGCTGACCGAGGCGGTGGCGGCATGGCTGGACGATCCGGCACGGCGCGAGGCCGCGGGACACGCGGCGCGCGATCACGTCACCCGCAATCACGCCATCGAGGACGAGGCCCGCGCCATCGTCGCCGTCTATCGAAAGCTGCTGGCATGA
- a CDS encoding MFS transporter gives MRRFTAGIWVLVLGYTLSQFYRTFLAVLAPRLQQDLGAGPDDLAISSGIWFLAFAAMQVPVGRSLDRIGPRRTAAGLMLVAAAGAAVFASATLPWHLHLAMVLIGIGCSSALMSAYYIFARNYPARDFGMLAGVFVALGASGNLLSAAPLVSLTEAMGWRSALWLMGGLTLAIAAAKWLVVRDPPHLDASHPSGGLREVLRLRALWFILPLFAVNYGASAAIRGLWAGPYLQEVFDASQDRVGQATLLMGLAMIAGNFLAGPAVRVIGSVRRTIIIGTSATMISIAALWLFPASSLGLSVLLLALVGFTGAFYVLMIAHGRAFLPPHLVGRGVTFLNMFSIGGTGLLQFGSRPVYNAATGLAGPAAAYSTLFLFFALPLALGLGLYLLTPEAPDD, from the coding sequence ATGCGGCGCTTCACCGCCGGCATCTGGGTTCTGGTGCTGGGCTATACGCTCAGCCAGTTCTACCGGACGTTTCTGGCGGTGCTGGCGCCCCGGTTGCAGCAGGATCTGGGGGCCGGGCCGGACGATCTGGCGATCTCGTCGGGGATCTGGTTTCTGGCCTTTGCCGCCATGCAGGTGCCGGTCGGGCGCAGTCTCGACCGGATCGGGCCGCGGCGGACGGCGGCGGGGCTGATGCTGGTCGCGGCGGCCGGGGCGGCTGTCTTCGCCAGCGCCACCCTGCCCTGGCATCTGCATCTGGCGATGGTGCTGATCGGCATCGGCTGTTCCTCGGCGCTGATGTCGGCCTATTACATCTTTGCCCGCAACTACCCTGCGCGGGATTTCGGGATGCTGGCAGGCGTGTTTGTGGCCCTTGGCGCCTCGGGCAATCTGCTCAGCGCCGCGCCGCTGGTCTCGCTGACCGAGGCGATGGGCTGGCGCTCGGCGCTGTGGCTGATGGGTGGGCTGACGCTGGCCATTGCCGCCGCCAAATGGCTGGTCGTCCGCGATCCCCCGCATCTGGACGCAAGCCACCCCTCGGGCGGGCTGCGAGAGGTGCTGCGGTTGCGCGCGTTGTGGTTCATCCTGCCGCTTTTTGCGGTGAATTACGGCGCCTCGGCCGCGATTCGCGGGCTGTGGGCCGGGCCATACCTGCAAGAAGTGTTCGACGCCTCGCAGGACAGGGTCGGGCAGGCGACGCTGCTGATGGGGCTGGCGATGATCGCGGGGAACTTCCTTGCCGGTCCGGCGGTGCGGGTGATCGGCTCGGTCCGGCGCACGATCATCATCGGCACCAGCGCGACGATGATCTCCATCGCGGCGCTGTGGCTGTTTCCGGCCAGCAGCCTGGGGCTGTCGGTTCTGCTGCTGGCGCTGGTGGGCTTTACCGGCGCCTTCTATGTGCTGATGATCGCGCATGGCCGCGCCTTTCTGCCGCCGCATCTGGTCGGGCGCGGGGTCACCTTTCTGAACATGTTCTCGATCGGCGGGACGGGGCTTTTGCAGTTCGGCTCGCGTCCGGTCTATAACGCGGCGACCGGGCTTGCCGGTCCTGCCGCCGCCTATTCGACGCTGTTCCTGTTCTTTGCGCTGCCGCTTGCGTTAGGCTTGGGGCTGTATCTTCTGACCCCCGAGGCCCCGGATGACTGA
- the pheT gene encoding phenylalanine--tRNA ligase subunit beta has product MKFTLSWLKDHLETDATVNEIAEALTDLGLEVEEISDPAARLASFRLARITHAEQHPDADRLRVLRVETDSGEAQIVCGAPNARAGLIGVLARPGDYVPGIDTTLSVGRIRGVESHGMMASERELELSDEHDGIIELPSGQVGQRFIDWLAEHAPDRIDPVIEIKITPNRPDALGVRGIARDLAARGLGTLKPLEQIRVEGQFDCPTGVSIAPEIAASAPFFAGRVVRGVTNGPSPDWLQKRLRAIGLRPINALVDITNYFTHDLNRPLHVFDMAQLDGNLHLRGALAGETLQALDDKTYALPEGAVVITDASRLLSIAGVMGGAETGAQPGTTDVFIEAAYFDPIATATTGRALRINSDARYRFERGIDPEFTLPGLELATRMVLDLCGGEASNVVTAGEVPDHARAYRLDTDRVVSLVGMQIEDTVQRQTLEHLGFRMDGDMAHVPSWRPDIQGEADLIEEIARIASLTRLVGQPLPRPRPGVPQPVLTPLQRREGEARRMAAALGYNECVTYSFVDQDSAALFGGGQDAVRIENPISSEMTHLRPDLLPGLLAAAARNQARGFADLALFECGPVFSGGEPGQQSLRLTGLLVGANAARDPHGSRRAVDIYDAKADAEAILQTIGAPARTQIDRKLDGWWHPGRAGNIQLGPNRLASFGEVHPRILRQMDVKGPAVAFTIHLPNVPLPKTRVTTRPALNASALQGADRDFAFVVDRGVEASSIVNAAAGADKALIERVQVFDQFIGDKAEAQMGQGKKSVAITVHLQPRDKTLTDAEIEAVAAKIIDKVGKATGGVLRK; this is encoded by the coding sequence ATGAAATTCACCCTGTCCTGGCTCAAGGACCATCTGGAAACCGACGCCACGGTCAACGAAATCGCCGAGGCCCTGACCGATCTGGGTCTCGAGGTGGAAGAGATCAGCGATCCCGCCGCCCGGCTGGCCAGCTTTCGGCTGGCCCGCATCACCCATGCCGAGCAGCATCCCGATGCCGACCGGCTGCGCGTCCTGCGGGTCGAAACCGACAGCGGCGAGGCGCAGATCGTCTGCGGCGCACCCAATGCGCGTGCCGGGCTGATCGGCGTTCTGGCGCGGCCCGGCGATTATGTTCCCGGCATCGACACCACGCTGTCGGTCGGGCGCATCCGGGGCGTCGAAAGTCACGGCATGATGGCCTCGGAACGCGAGTTGGAGCTGTCGGACGAGCATGACGGCATCATCGAGCTGCCCTCGGGTCAGGTCGGGCAGCGCTTCATCGACTGGCTGGCCGAACATGCGCCCGACCGGATCGACCCGGTGATCGAGATCAAGATCACCCCCAACCGCCCCGACGCGCTGGGCGTGCGCGGCATCGCCCGCGATCTGGCCGCGCGCGGTCTGGGCACGCTGAAGCCGCTGGAGCAGATCCGGGTCGAAGGGCAGTTCGACTGCCCGACCGGGGTCTCGATCGCGCCCGAAATCGCGGCCAGCGCGCCGTTCTTTGCCGGGCGGGTGGTGCGCGGCGTGACCAACGGGCCGTCGCCCGACTGGCTGCAAAAGCGGCTGCGCGCCATCGGTCTGCGGCCGATCAATGCGCTGGTCGATATCACCAATTACTTCACCCACGACCTGAACCGGCCGCTGCATGTCTTCGACATGGCGCAGCTTGATGGGAACCTGCATCTGCGCGGGGCGCTGGCCGGCGAGACGCTGCAGGCGCTGGACGACAAAACCTATGCGCTGCCCGAAGGCGCGGTGGTCATCACCGATGCCAGCCGGCTTTTGTCCATCGCCGGCGTCATGGGCGGGGCCGAGACCGGCGCCCAGCCCGGAACGACGGATGTCTTCATCGAGGCCGCCTATTTCGACCCCATCGCCACCGCGACCACGGGCCGGGCGCTGCGCATCAACTCGGACGCGCGCTATCGGTTCGAGCGGGGGATCGACCCGGAATTCACCCTGCCGGGGCTGGAACTCGCGACCCGGATGGTGCTGGACCTGTGCGGCGGCGAGGCGTCCAACGTCGTGACGGCGGGCGAGGTGCCGGACCACGCGCGCGCCTATCGGCTGGATACCGACCGCGTGGTCAGCCTGGTCGGGATGCAGATCGAGGATACCGTGCAGCGCCAGACGCTGGAACATCTGGGCTTTCGCATGGATGGCGACATGGCCCATGTCCCCAGCTGGCGGCCCGATATCCAGGGCGAGGCCGATCTGATCGAGGAAATCGCCCGCATCGCCAGCCTGACCCGGCTGGTCGGCCAGCCCCTGCCGCGCCCGCGTCCCGGCGTGCCGCAGCCGGTGCTGACCCCGTTGCAGCGGCGCGAGGGCGAGGCCCGGCGCATGGCCGCCGCGCTGGGATATAACGAATGTGTCACCTACAGCTTTGTCGATCAGGACTCGGCGGCGCTGTTCGGTGGCGGGCAGGATGCGGTGCGGATCGAGAACCCGATCAGCAGCGAGATGACCCATCTGCGGCCCGACCTGCTGCCCGGCCTGCTGGCGGCGGCGGCGCGCAACCAGGCGCGCGGCTTTGCCGATCTGGCGCTGTTCGAATGCGGCCCGGTCTTTTCCGGCGGCGAGCCGGGGCAGCAATCGCTGCGGCTGACCGGACTGCTGGTCGGGGCCAATGCCGCCCGCGATCCGCATGGCTCGCGCCGGGCGGTCGACATCTATGACGCCAAGGCCGATGCCGAGGCGATCCTGCAGACCATCGGCGCCCCCGCCCGCACCCAGATCGACCGCAAGCTGGACGGCTGGTGGCATCCCGGCCGCGCCGGCAACATCCAGCTTGGGCCGAACCGTCTGGCGAGCTTTGGCGAGGTCCATCCCCGCATTCTGCGTCAGATGGACGTCAAGGGCCCGGCCGTGGCCTTTACCATCCACCTACCGAACGTGCCGCTGCCCAAGACGCGCGTGACGACGCGGCCGGCGCTGAACGCCTCGGCCCTGCAGGGCGCGGATCGGGATTTCGCCTTTGTCGTCGATCGCGGGGTCGAGGCGTCCAGCATCGTCAACGCCGCCGCCGGGGCCGACAAGGCGCTGATCGAGCGGGTGCAGGTCTTCGACCAGTTCATCGGCGACAAGGCCGAGGCGCAGATGGGTCAGGGCAAGAAATCCGTGGCCATCACCGTGCATCTTCAGCCGCGCGACAAGACCCTGACCGATGCCGAGATCGAGGCCGTGGCCGCGAAGATCATCGACAAGGTCGGCAAGGCCACTGGCGGCGTGCTGCGCAAATAG
- a CDS encoding cupredoxin domain-containing protein, whose amino-acid sequence MKPLLTAALFAAGLSLVPAGALRAADMPVIEVTLNDGVVTPQHIEVEAGKPFKLAIRNIGTTAAEFESLRLYKEKVLAPGAESFLVFRKLSPGTYPFFEEFHMNLDSANGTITAK is encoded by the coding sequence ATGAAACCGCTTTTGACTGCCGCGCTGTTTGCCGCCGGGCTGTCGCTGGTTCCGGCGGGCGCGCTGCGCGCCGCCGACATGCCGGTGATCGAGGTGACGCTGAATGACGGCGTGGTGACGCCGCAGCATATCGAGGTCGAGGCCGGAAAGCCCTTCAAGCTGGCGATCCGCAACATCGGCACCACCGCGGCCGAGTTCGAAAGCCTGCGCCTCTACAAGGAAAAGGTGCTGGCGCCGGGGGCGGAATCCTTCCTGGTCTTCCGCAAGCTGTCGCCCGGCACCTATCCGTTCTTCGAGGAATTCCACATGAACCTCGACAGCGCCAACGGGACCATCACCGCGAAATAG
- a CDS encoding carbonic anhydrase encodes MHNARVLPHYLVSRYNGWRATTFAENRAWYSRLADEGQRPRAMVISCCDSRVHVTSIFGADTGEFFIHRNIANLVPPYTPDGNQHGTSATVEYAVLALKVAHLIVMGHTKCGGVAGCHAMCSGKAPDLEEDSSFIGRWMDILRPGYERISDLPEPDQVPALEREAVMISLENLMTFPFVREAVETGHLTLHGLIHDIGDGTLLQFDGPAGRFVPV; translated from the coding sequence ATGCACAATGCGAGAGTTCTGCCGCATTACCTTGTCAGCCGGTATAATGGCTGGCGCGCCACGACATTCGCGGAAAACCGGGCCTGGTACAGCCGTCTGGCCGATGAGGGGCAGCGCCCCCGCGCGATGGTGATTTCCTGCTGCGATTCGCGGGTGCATGTCACCTCGATCTTCGGGGCCGATACGGGCGAGTTCTTCATTCACCGCAACATCGCCAACCTCGTGCCGCCCTATACGCCGGACGGCAACCAGCACGGCACCTCGGCCACGGTCGAATATGCGGTGCTGGCGCTGAAGGTCGCCCATCTGATCGTCATGGGCCACACCAAATGCGGCGGCGTTGCCGGGTGTCATGCGATGTGCAGCGGCAAGGCCCCTGATCTGGAGGAGGATTCCAGCTTTATCGGTCGCTGGATGGATATTCTGCGGCCGGGATATGAACGCATTTCGGACCTGCCGGAACCCGATCAGGTGCCGGCGCTGGAACGCGAGGCGGTGATGATCTCGCTGGAAAACCTGATGACCTTCCCCTTTGTCCGCGAGGCGGTCGAGACCGGGCACCTGACCCTGCACGGCCTGATCCACGACATCGGCGACGGCACGCTGCTGCAGTTCGACGGCCCGGCGGGGCGGTTCGTGCCGGTCTGA
- a CDS encoding C40 family peptidase: MSDRRLTPATDRVILSSAAADADGRRVTDGEPARIGVVLAELLAAPDGKRDRQLVFGADVTVVERRDGWAFVQASRDGYCGWVATSDLTDGQARITHRVSAPETHIYPAPDMKTREAGWLPMNARLTVDEVQGRFARLATGGWVPVQAISDRFATDPVATAESLLGTPYLWGGNSRHGIDCSGLMQAALFACGMSCPGDADLQKAAFEPVEQAERGDLLFWPGHVAMACGDGRMIHATAWQMRVIHEDIASAIARIDAAGEGPFRGARRPVGAALEM, translated from the coding sequence ATGAGCGACCGCCGCCTGACCCCTGCGACGGACCGCGTCATCCTGTCCTCGGCCGCCGCTGACGCCGACGGACGCCGCGTCACAGACGGCGAACCGGCGCGGATCGGGGTGGTGCTGGCCGAGCTGCTGGCCGCGCCGGACGGCAAGCGCGACCGGCAACTGGTCTTCGGCGCGGATGTCACGGTGGTCGAGCGGCGCGACGGCTGGGCCTTCGTTCAGGCCAGCCGCGACGGCTATTGCGGCTGGGTCGCGACCTCGGATCTGACGGACGGGCAGGCCCGGATCACGCACCGGGTCAGCGCCCCCGAAACCCATATCTATCCCGCGCCCGACATGAAGACCCGCGAGGCGGGCTGGCTGCCGATGAATGCGCGGCTGACGGTGGATGAGGTGCAGGGGCGCTTTGCCCGCCTCGCCACCGGCGGCTGGGTGCCGGTTCAGGCGATCTCGGACCGCTTTGCCACCGATCCCGTCGCCACCGCCGAAAGCCTGCTGGGGACGCCCTATCTGTGGGGCGGCAACAGCCGCCACGGGATCGACTGCTCTGGCCTGATGCAGGCGGCGCTGTTTGCCTGCGGCATGTCCTGCCCCGGCGACGCCGATCTGCAAAAGGCGGCGTTCGAGCCGGTCGAGCAGGCAGAACGCGGCGATCTGCTGTTCTGGCCCGGCCATGTCGCGATGGCCTGCGGCGACGGGCGGATGATCCACGCGACCGCCTGGCAGATGCGGGTCATCCACGAGGACATCGCCTCTGCCATTGCCCGCATCGACGCGGCGGGCGAGGGCCCCTTCCGCGGCGCCCGCCGGCCGGTGGGTGCGGCCTTAGAGATGTAG
- a CDS encoding phosphodiester glycosidase family protein has protein sequence MTTLWTDLRRRLGVVAGALLALGLPGAAGAADCDKLDHDGQGYAVCTVTADEEPRLGLWLYDGRGRPLNHFGSLRKHLGGQTLLFAMNAGMYHSDYAPVGLFRSGEEVHGAVVTGEGGGNFGLLPNGVFCTGGKTPFQVIESRRFSTSAPACRLATQSGPMLVIDGDLHPRFLIDSDSRYVRNGVGVSQDGQTAWFAISDRPVTFHEFGRLFRDGLQARDALYFDGSISRLYAPALGRSDFGWPLGPMIGLTAPAG, from the coding sequence ATGACGACGCTCTGGACTGATCTGCGCCGCCGGCTGGGGGTGGTCGCGGGCGCGCTGCTGGCGCTTGGCCTGCCCGGCGCGGCTGGCGCGGCCGACTGTGACAAGCTGGACCATGACGGCCAGGGCTACGCCGTCTGCACCGTCACCGCCGACGAAGAGCCGCGTCTGGGCCTGTGGCTTTACGACGGTCGCGGCCGCCCGCTGAACCATTTCGGCAGCCTGCGCAAGCATCTGGGCGGTCAAACGCTGCTGTTTGCCATGAACGCCGGGATGTATCACAGCGACTACGCGCCGGTCGGGCTGTTCCGTTCCGGCGAGGAAGTGCACGGCGCCGTCGTCACCGGCGAAGGCGGCGGCAATTTCGGGCTGTTGCCCAATGGCGTCTTCTGCACCGGCGGCAAGACACCGTTTCAGGTCATCGAATCGCGCCGCTTCAGCACCTCGGCGCCCGCCTGCCGGCTGGCCACGCAATCCGGGCCGATGCTGGTCATCGACGGTGATCTGCACCCGCGTTTCCTGATCGACAGCGACAGCCGCTATGTCCGCAACGGCGTCGGCGTCTCGCAGGACGGGCAGACGGCGTGGTTCGCGATCTCGGACCGGCCGGTGACGTTCCACGAATTCGGTCGGCTGTTCCGCGACGGCTTGCAGGCGCGCGACGCGCTGTATTTCGACGGCTCGATCTCGCGCCTTTATGCGCCGGCACTCGGCCGCAGCGATTTCGGCTGGCCCTTGGGGCCGATGATCGGACTGACCGCACCGGCTGGCTGA
- a CDS encoding glycosyltransferase family 29 protein: MTPLRFIAARLLRNDAMLSSLSVPQGQLLDRLAERSVALVGNARALRDSRQGAAIDDHDLVVRINLAPMPAPESHGTRTDWLGLATRLPRAELARIKPGRILWMSHKRKRLDYRSAHSPGFYLHPLADHQALRAELGAPPSTGLMLIELLLRGDLSRLDLYGFDFFASKSLTGSRGADQVPHDFDAEAAWVAARLTADPRLHLHRLRLAG, encoded by the coding sequence ATGACCCCGCTGCGCTTCATCGCCGCTCGGCTGCTGCGCAATGACGCGATGCTGTCCAGCCTGTCGGTGCCGCAGGGGCAGTTGCTCGACCGGCTGGCCGAGCGCAGCGTGGCGCTGGTCGGCAATGCGCGGGCCCTGCGGGACAGCCGGCAGGGCGCGGCCATCGACGACCATGATCTGGTGGTGCGGATCAACCTGGCGCCCATGCCCGCGCCTGAAAGCCACGGCACGCGCACCGACTGGCTGGGTCTGGCCACCCGCCTGCCCCGTGCCGAGCTGGCGCGGATCAAGCCGGGGCGCATCCTGTGGATGTCGCACAAGCGCAAGCGGCTGGATTATCGCAGCGCCCATTCGCCGGGCTTCTATCTGCACCCGCTGGCCGATCATCAGGCGCTGCGCGCAGAGCTTGGCGCCCCGCCCAGCACCGGGCTGATGCTGATCGAGCTGCTGCTGCGCGGGGATCTGTCGCGGCTCGATCTTTACGGCTTCGACTTCTTCGCCTCGAAATCGCTGACCGGCAGCCGCGGCGCCGATCAGGTGCCGCATGATTTCGACGCCGAGGCCGCATGGGTGGCCGCGCGCCTGACAGCCGACCCGCGCCTGCATCTGCACCGCCTCCGCCTGGCCGGTTAG